From Styela clava chromosome 6, kaStyClav1.hap1.2, whole genome shotgun sequence, one genomic window encodes:
- the LOC144424485 gene encoding uncharacterized protein LOC144424485, which produces MELEALVSKQVASIAKLQQSLSFIEEELETVAEGQEHFEQYGRRQNLEITGLPFEKNENTNQKVIEVAKLLNVKLSQEDISTPHRLAAGEKSPVIVQFCRRDKRNEIFRKKANLIKENGGKKIFINESFTEWQRFLFNEARLLKDKFKYKYIWTHSGNVYVRKNESANSLKILSEDDLDRIR; this is translated from the coding sequence ATGGAACTTGAGGCACTAGTGTCAAAACAAGTAGCTTCAATAGCAAAGTTACAGCAGAGTCTTTCTTTTATTGAAGAAGAACTTGAAACTGTAGCTGAAGGCCAAGAACATTTTGAACAATATGGTAGGCGCCAAAATCTTGAAATCACTGGACTACCATTTGAAAAGAATGAAAACACAAATCAAAAAGTGATAGAGGTAGCAAAATTGCTTAATGTCAAACTCAGCCAGGAGGATATTTCTACTCCACACAGACTAGCTGCTGGTGAAAAATCTCCAGTGATTGTACAATTCTGCAGGCGAGACAAAAGAAAcgaaatatttcgaaaaaagGCTAACCTCATCAAAGAAAACGGAGGTAAAAAGATTTTTATTAATGAAAGCTTCACTGAATGGCAAAGGTTTCTTTTCAACGAGGCTCGCTTGCTAAAAGATAAATtcaagtataaatatatatggacaCACTCGGGCAATGTATATGTGCGTAAAAATGAGTCAGCTAACAGTCTAAAAATTTTAAGTGAGGATGATTTGGATAGAATCCGATGA
- the LOC120331509 gene encoding presenilin-associated rhomboid-like protein, mitochondrial: protein MNCFYHWSVRYCRLGQYSGLRMLSTFKVTQRRCGTLGQVLMNTKSNVSKVYKLQLFTFRGFRTKKTESLKKKLTEKVTHSNQKSQKDETKTNYSNAHDPGVLFSLLKSGMYTAGFALVVFGGCAIWQRENFKKYHEDFWNQGLKKKPLKKQGEARTEFNQIWSHLSPVHKVTYGIIGLNFLVFLGWKVCNPQIMIRWFTLSLANTSNQFAAMILSMFSHKSFIHFYLNMYVLSSFCMAWNQLSKSRSQKSGVNSHERYFAFYLTAGMCSSLLSIMVKNIGRIPHPSLGASGAIMGLIGYTCEKMPNNLLSIVFLPNFTFSADAAKNFIIGFDTVGLLIGAFSKWRYMIFDHAGHLGGMLFGIWYAKYGEEAFDNWCRKVMEYWGKK, encoded by the coding sequence atgaatTGCTTTTATCATTGGAGTGTGAGATATTGCAGACTTGGTCAATATTCTGGATTGCGAATGCTTTCTACATTTAAAGTTACTCAAAGGAGATGCGGAACCTTAGGTCAAGTATTGATGAATACAAAAAGTAATGTTTCAAAGGTATACAAATTACAGTTATTCACTTTTCGCGGATTTAGGACAAAGAAAACTgagagtttgaaaaaaaaattaaccgaAAAAGTGACTCATTCAAACCAAAAAAGTCAAAAAGacgaaacaaaaacaaattacaGCAATGCACATGACCCAGGTGTTCTGTTTTCTTTATTGAAATCCGGAATGTATACAGCAGGATTTGCACTTGTTGTGTTTGGGGGTTGTGCAATATGGCAACgagaaaacttcaaaaaataCCATGAAGATTTTTGGAATCAAGGGTTGAAGAAAAAGCCTTTAAAAAAACAGGGTGAAGCCAGGACAGAGTTTAATCAAATTTGGAGTCATCTTTCTCCCGTGCACAAAGTGACTTATGGAATCATTGGTTTAAATTTTCTTGTATTCCTAGGCTGGAAAGTTTGCAATCCTCAAATAATGATCCGATGGTTTACTTTGTCTCTTGCAAATACTTCAAATCAGTTTGCCGCAATGATTTTATCAATGTTCAGTCATaaaagttttattcatttttatttaaatatgtatGTCCTTTCAAGTTTTTGCATGGCTTGGAATCAACTCTCTAAATCTCGCTCCCAAAAATCTGGTGTTAATAGCCATGAAAgatactttgcattttatttaacTGCTGGGATGTGCAGCAGCCTGTTATCGATTATGGTAAAGAACATTGGACGCATTCCACATCCCTCTCTTGGAGCTTCTGGGGCAATAATGGGTCTTATCGGTTACACTTGTGAAAAAATGCCAAATAATTTGCTCTCTATTGTCTTTTTGCCCAATTTTACATTTTCTGCTGATGCagcaaaaaattttattataggTTTTGATACAGTAGGACTATTGATTGGTGCGTTCTCTAAATGGAGGTATATGATATTTGATCATGCGGGCCATTTGGGAGGAATGTTGTTTGGTATATGGTATGCTAAATATGGTGAAGAAGCATTCGATAATTGGTGTAGAAAGGTGATGGAATACTGGGGCAAAAAATAG